In Gimesia sp., the following are encoded in one genomic region:
- a CDS encoding aminotransferase class III-fold pyridoxal phosphate-dependent enzyme codes for MTTAIHFDNENQSNAVRDELFQTEPLALRTFTPSQAVLAKSAGCYHWTPEGRRLYDFTSGVLVANLGHNPRRWMKRFSEYMGWKPEHVTGEGEGEYFDAVTLTAYNAVTPIETEASKRLIANIQSFTGGNRCDKVMWAASGSEAVQKALWACLHRDPERDIILATRYGFHGKKGLAGAVTGSETDADRDPRVKFISFPRTECDDMSKKDDVLDTAAYQKELEDMWTEYGSRINCLITEPYLGGGGSYHPQVAYHKVLQDFCRAHDIMLILDEVQANFGRTGCMYAFEKYQVEPDFVVLGKGLGNGVPVAAAVGRSDVIASLKYGEASDTWSANPLSSASVLATLDEFESTDVMENTQKLSALYTEGLLSLKETGVIAKVRGEGMVFGIECAELGGKTSQEVAIDLVKTCYLGEEGGDGIHLLGALAGNVLRVSPPMTMTEAEAKESIALLKRLCEQLAAQLQEAPASA; via the coding sequence ATGACAACTGCCATTCACTTTGATAACGAAAATCAATCTAACGCGGTGCGGGACGAACTGTTCCAGACCGAACCCCTGGCCCTGCGAACCTTCACCCCCAGCCAGGCGGTACTGGCCAAATCCGCCGGCTGCTACCACTGGACTCCGGAAGGTCGACGTCTGTACGACTTCACCTCGGGCGTGCTGGTAGCGAACCTGGGTCACAACCCCCGTCGCTGGATGAAGCGGTTCAGCGAATACATGGGCTGGAAACCGGAACATGTGACCGGCGAAGGAGAAGGCGAATACTTTGATGCCGTCACCCTGACTGCTTACAACGCCGTCACCCCGATTGAAACCGAAGCCAGCAAACGGTTGATCGCCAACATTCAATCTTTCACAGGGGGCAACCGCTGCGACAAAGTCATGTGGGCAGCCTCCGGTTCAGAAGCAGTTCAGAAGGCACTCTGGGCCTGTCTGCACCGCGATCCCGAACGGGACATCATCCTGGCGACCCGCTATGGTTTCCATGGTAAAAAGGGTCTGGCGGGTGCCGTCACCGGTTCGGAAACAGATGCCGATCGCGATCCGCGCGTGAAGTTCATCAGCTTCCCGCGTACCGAATGTGACGACATGAGCAAGAAGGACGATGTACTGGATACCGCTGCCTACCAGAAAGAACTGGAAGACATGTGGACCGAGTACGGCTCACGGATCAACTGCCTGATCACCGAGCCTTACCTGGGCGGTGGGGGCAGCTACCATCCGCAGGTGGCTTACCACAAAGTGCTGCAGGACTTCTGCCGGGCACACGACATCATGCTGATCTTAGATGAAGTGCAGGCCAACTTCGGCCGGACCGGTTGCATGTACGCTTTTGAAAAATACCAGGTTGAGCCCGACTTCGTTGTACTGGGTAAAGGCCTCGGAAACGGCGTGCCTGTAGCTGCTGCCGTGGGTCGCAGCGATGTCATTGCCAGCCTGAAATACGGCGAAGCCTCTGACACCTGGAGTGCCAACCCGCTCTCTTCCGCATCCGTACTGGCGACACTGGACGAGTTTGAATCGACGGACGTGATGGAGAACACACAGAAGCTGTCTGCTCTCTACACCGAAGGTCTGCTGAGCCTGAAAGAGACCGGCGTGATCGCCAAGGTCCGCGGCGAAGGTATGGTCTTCGGCATCGAGTGTGCCGAACTGGGTGGCAAGACCAGCCAGGAGGTTGCGATCGATCTGGTCAAGACCTGCTACCTCGGTGAAGAAGGTGGCGACGGCATTCACCTGCTGGGTGCCCTGGCCGGTAACGTACTTCGCGTCAGTCCACCAATGACAATGACCGAAGCCGAAGCGAAAGAATCGAT
- a CDS encoding Gfo/Idh/MocA family oxidoreductase — protein MSPAGTLPKLKAGMVGFGMIVDETYRPFFETVYKQDLYQRSTGPVEVSLDAVVTRTGSRAEKYLAERGDKVGGFQSFVGDNAIEEMIEAGVNFACVASPDDRHFDACKKLLGAGVHVIVEKPSVLCLQELDELVALAEKNNVTAKVVYHKLFDPDHKRMRSLVYDGVLQHVNNGYCSLLEPKAISGQQFAQWITGRNPGTYVAVHYIKLIDFSFGGKLKTITAAGQRGLVGDKDGPTWDSCQMKMVYEYESGREAAFDIQTSWVTPDNFPGYVEQEVQFRFDNGLWNGHSRKRGVECTVEDKTPNEIKNSLNNHFNAPFVEPWNERSQRGYGIEVIEQFAKEVAQVEFGGPESERAERLAQIRSLDYNDLSADRQTVAAVQALEAILEKRAAGEPDCVVRVNDENGGLVLYRPGSSEFEVLYEGTV, from the coding sequence ATGAGTCCAGCAGGAACACTCCCCAAACTGAAAGCCGGCATGGTTGGCTTCGGGATGATCGTTGATGAAACCTATCGTCCTTTCTTCGAAACGGTTTACAAACAGGACCTTTACCAGCGGTCTACCGGCCCGGTGGAAGTTTCGCTGGATGCAGTGGTCACCCGCACCGGATCCCGGGCCGAGAAGTACCTGGCAGAGCGCGGCGACAAAGTCGGCGGCTTCCAGAGCTTCGTCGGTGATAACGCCATCGAAGAGATGATTGAAGCGGGTGTGAACTTCGCCTGTGTCGCGTCTCCCGATGACCGTCACTTCGATGCCTGTAAGAAGCTTTTAGGGGCAGGCGTGCATGTAATCGTGGAAAAGCCGTCAGTTCTCTGTCTGCAGGAACTGGACGAACTGGTGGCTCTGGCTGAGAAAAACAATGTGACTGCCAAAGTGGTCTATCACAAGCTGTTCGACCCCGATCACAAGCGGATGCGTTCGCTGGTTTATGATGGCGTATTGCAGCATGTGAATAACGGCTACTGCTCGCTGCTGGAACCCAAGGCGATTTCGGGTCAGCAGTTCGCACAGTGGATTACCGGCCGTAACCCCGGAACCTATGTCGCCGTGCATTACATCAAACTGATCGACTTCTCGTTCGGTGGAAAACTGAAGACTATCACCGCAGCTGGCCAGCGGGGTCTGGTAGGCGACAAAGATGGTCCGACCTGGGACAGCTGCCAGATGAAGATGGTTTACGAATACGAATCGGGGCGCGAAGCTGCCTTCGATATTCAGACTTCGTGGGTCACCCCGGATAACTTCCCCGGCTATGTCGAACAGGAAGTTCAGTTCCGCTTCGACAATGGCCTGTGGAACGGTCACTCCCGTAAACGCGGTGTGGAATGCACCGTGGAAGACAAAACGCCGAACGAGATCAAGAACTCGTTGAACAACCACTTCAACGCTCCGTTTGTAGAACCCTGGAACGAACGTTCGCAGCGGGGTTATGGAATTGAAGTGATCGAACAGTTTGCTAAAGAAGTCGCCCAGGTCGAGTTCGGCGGTCCCGAATCGGAACGGGCAGAACGTCTGGCGCAGATTCGTTCGCTGGATTACAACGATCTGTCGGCGGATCGTCAGACCGTAGCCGCCGTCCAGGCACTCGAAGCCATTCTGGAAAAACGGGCTGCGGGCGAACCGGATTGCGTCGTGCGTGTAAACGACGAGAACGGTGGCCTGGTGCTGTATCGTCCTGGTTCGAGCGAATTCGAAGTGCTCTACGAAGGCACCGTTTAA
- a CDS encoding GntR family transcriptional regulator, whose amino-acid sequence MLTESTELHSLQEVENLSLVDEVYQKLLLRIIRCELPGGTELKSTQLAREIGVSRTPVVQALARLQADGIVIQQKNHRAVVREGAENWLVEIHELRLLLEPSAAGMAAGRISAAEIQRLQELAAGVKACQQEYEDGDQSVEQVQKWGAASRNFDYALHLSIADHCGNLPICEAIHKCWSYKRVSYSAAGETPEIMTRGLYDHLVLLDSLKQQDAETASAAMTMHLRNASRMRPDRLIV is encoded by the coding sequence TTGCTGACCGAATCCACGGAATTGCACTCACTTCAGGAAGTCGAGAATCTCTCCCTGGTCGATGAGGTCTACCAGAAACTGCTGCTGCGGATCATTCGCTGTGAACTGCCCGGCGGAACAGAACTGAAGAGCACACAACTCGCTCGCGAGATTGGCGTCAGCCGGACACCGGTCGTTCAGGCCCTGGCACGCCTGCAGGCCGACGGGATCGTGATCCAGCAGAAAAATCACCGGGCCGTCGTCCGGGAAGGGGCCGAGAACTGGCTCGTGGAAATTCACGAGCTCCGCCTGTTGCTCGAGCCATCTGCTGCCGGGATGGCTGCCGGACGGATCAGCGCTGCAGAAATTCAGCGTCTGCAGGAACTGGCTGCCGGAGTCAAAGCCTGTCAGCAGGAGTACGAAGACGGCGATCAATCTGTGGAACAGGTCCAGAAATGGGGGGCCGCTTCCCGTAACTTCGACTACGCACTGCATCTGAGCATCGCCGACCATTGTGGCAATCTGCCAATCTGTGAAGCCATTCATAAATGCTGGAGCTATAAACGGGTATCCTACTCCGCCGCCGGGGAGACGCCCGAAATCATGACGCGGGGGCTCTACGATCACCTGGTGCTCCTCGATTCACTGAAACAACAGGATGCCGAGACGGCATCCGCCGCGATGACCATGCATTTACGTAATGCCTCCCGCATGCGACCTGATCGTTTGATTGTCTGA
- a CDS encoding TIM barrel protein: MSDNPSVILSAFADEAANHKTAVEQMVALSALGLKYYSPRFIDVNGDGNVKHVVDLNKSEYKQLLKLHDEYGMNVTSIGARVGKIKLVDKEDGSHNVFVPFKEYLKKEVANTINAATTLGTKLIRGFSFYPPKGEDPKPYMNQAVDQIGEIVDLCAKEGLVYGLEIEPNLIGETGPLLAELARKVKRPNMVTIYDGGNIAAQNKDAMQCLSEFHDMSKSMGWLHIKDYAVDPDLEWTGVVDEERLKNFVPANVGDAGHEFILRELRDMLPKMDKKMKKLGVPGVFLEVEPHLKGGGQFGGFSGPDGIGVAVRALCSVLDYVGIDYELRGFKDIQELRGF; the protein is encoded by the coding sequence ATGTCCGATAATCCAAGTGTCATTTTAAGTGCCTTTGCTGATGAAGCCGCCAATCATAAAACCGCTGTTGAACAGATGGTGGCACTCTCCGCGCTGGGATTGAAATACTACAGCCCCCGCTTTATCGATGTGAACGGGGATGGGAACGTCAAACATGTCGTCGATCTGAATAAATCGGAATACAAGCAGTTGCTCAAACTGCACGATGAATACGGCATGAACGTCACCAGCATCGGTGCCCGCGTTGGTAAGATCAAACTGGTCGACAAAGAAGATGGTTCACACAACGTCTTCGTGCCCTTCAAGGAATACCTTAAGAAAGAAGTCGCCAACACAATCAACGCTGCGACCACCCTCGGCACCAAGCTGATCCGTGGTTTCTCCTTCTACCCGCCTAAGGGTGAAGATCCCAAGCCTTACATGAACCAGGCCGTTGATCAGATCGGAGAAATCGTCGATCTGTGTGCCAAGGAAGGTCTCGTGTACGGTCTCGAAATCGAGCCCAACCTGATCGGCGAAACCGGACCGCTGCTGGCCGAACTGGCCCGCAAAGTCAAACGGCCCAACATGGTCACCATTTATGATGGCGGAAACATCGCCGCTCAGAACAAAGACGCGATGCAGTGTCTGAGCGAGTTCCACGACATGAGCAAATCCATGGGCTGGCTGCACATCAAAGATTACGCCGTCGATCCCGATCTGGAATGGACGGGTGTCGTTGACGAAGAGCGTCTGAAAAACTTCGTTCCCGCCAACGTGGGTGATGCCGGTCATGAATTCATCCTGCGGGAACTCCGCGACATGCTCCCCAAGATGGACAAGAAGATGAAAAAACTGGGCGTGCCCGGCGTCTTCCTGGAAGTCGAACCACACCTCAAGGGTGGCGGACAGTTCGGCGGATTCAGTGGTCCCGATGGAATCGGCGTCGCAGTCCGGGCACTTTGCTCCGTTCTCGATTATGTTGGCATCGACTATGAACTCCGCGGTTTCAAAGACATTCAGGAACTGCGTGGCTTCTAA
- a CDS encoding methyltransferase domain-containing protein, giving the protein MKPTSKLFRSDTFCFRCYTLALLVFVGLANSASAAEPAATKQKPDTQDDRYSYRLDEHDPNGIGKFYLGREIARVMGYQGAPWLERTTREREERLSLLPKALKLQPGMDIADIGAGSGVISVILAEHVTPGGKIYAVDVQQEMLDLLKKKLDKMGVDNVVPVLGTQKSPGLKPESIDLAIMVDVYHEFEFPYEMMLEISKALKPKGRVVLVEYRKEDPTVPIKLVHKMSEAQAKKEVSRPELNLKWKETIGLLPRQHILVFEKTADK; this is encoded by the coding sequence ATGAAACCCACGTCGAAGCTTTTCCGATCCGATACGTTCTGCTTCCGGTGCTACACACTGGCTCTCCTGGTTTTCGTCGGTCTGGCCAACTCCGCATCTGCCGCCGAGCCTGCTGCCACGAAACAGAAGCCCGACACGCAGGACGACCGCTATTCTTATCGTCTCGACGAACACGATCCCAACGGCATTGGCAAATTCTACCTGGGACGTGAAATCGCCCGCGTGATGGGTTACCAGGGCGCCCCCTGGCTGGAACGCACCACCCGCGAACGGGAAGAACGCCTGTCGTTGCTCCCCAAAGCACTCAAACTGCAACCCGGTATGGACATTGCCGACATCGGAGCGGGCAGCGGCGTGATCTCGGTGATTCTCGCCGAACATGTCACTCCGGGAGGAAAGATCTACGCCGTCGATGTGCAGCAGGAGATGCTCGACCTGCTCAAGAAAAAACTGGACAAAATGGGCGTCGATAACGTGGTGCCTGTCCTGGGAACACAGAAATCACCCGGTCTCAAACCGGAGTCCATCGACCTGGCAATCATGGTCGACGTCTACCATGAGTTCGAGTTTCCTTATGAGATGATGCTCGAGATCTCCAAGGCACTCAAACCTAAAGGCCGCGTCGTACTGGTCGAATACCGCAAGGAAGATCCAACCGTCCCCATTAAGCTCGTTCACAAAATGTCCGAAGCCCAGGCCAAAAAAGAGGTCTCCCGTCCCGAACTGAATCTCAAGTGGAAAGAGACCATCGGCCTCCTTCCCCGCCAGCATATCCTCGTCTTCGAAAAAACGGCTGACAAATAA
- a CDS encoding DUF1559 domain-containing protein translates to MKVQTHRPRGFTLIELLVVIAIIAILIALLLPAVQQAREAARRTSCKNNLKQLGLGLHNYHDTHGCYPPGYIYRPGASGNQLGFGWVAMILPMIDQANLYNEFNFNLPIFDAANLTAREKQIPGLLCPSDSVSENNFVEMGSSAERYAMGCYVANFGPPDLDATQEKRAGMFSRNSSTRARDIIDGMSNTLCVGERQNGAFRNGASHGNHFEYETTWAGAVRDISDPTDDHGHMVLFQSGHVPNSPQSDDRDVSAPHIGFAQFLLGDGSVRLIGSSIDFGVYTGLSTISGGEVIGEY, encoded by the coding sequence ATGAAAGTCCAAACGCATCGCCCCAGAGGGTTCACACTGATTGAACTCCTGGTGGTCATTGCCATTATTGCGATTCTGATCGCCCTGCTCCTGCCTGCCGTTCAGCAGGCGCGGGAAGCAGCGCGCAGAACGTCCTGTAAAAATAACCTGAAGCAGTTGGGCCTGGGGCTGCATAACTACCATGACACGCATGGCTGTTATCCGCCCGGCTATATTTACCGACCTGGCGCTTCCGGAAATCAACTGGGATTCGGCTGGGTGGCGATGATCCTGCCGATGATCGATCAGGCCAACTTGTATAACGAGTTTAACTTCAACCTGCCAATCTTCGACGCCGCCAACCTGACGGCGCGGGAAAAACAGATCCCGGGGCTGCTCTGTCCTTCAGACTCCGTTTCCGAGAACAATTTCGTGGAGATGGGAAGCTCCGCGGAGCGTTACGCGATGGGCTGCTATGTCGCCAACTTCGGTCCACCGGACCTTGATGCGACCCAGGAGAAACGAGCGGGAATGTTCAGCCGCAACAGTTCCACCCGCGCACGGGACATCATTGATGGCATGTCGAATACGCTCTGCGTGGGAGAACGCCAGAACGGTGCCTTCCGCAATGGGGCGTCGCACGGGAACCATTTCGAGTACGAAACGACCTGGGCTGGTGCCGTGCGTGATATCTCTGATCCAACGGACGACCATGGTCACATGGTGCTCTTCCAGTCGGGGCATGTGCCCAATTCACCGCAGAGTGATGACCGGGATGTCTCGGCACCGCACATCGGCTTCGCCCAGTTCCTGCTGGGTGACGGTTCCGTGCGGCTCATTGGTTCCAGCATCGACTTCGGTGTTTATACAGGACTGAGTACGATCTCAGGAGGCGAAGTGATCGGCGAGTATTAG
- a CDS encoding glycosyltransferase family 4 protein, whose protein sequence is MFDSLITSTVMLIGVTVATLVGALLIIRLAPSLGLVQKPTNRCSHIQPTPRGGGLSFVVISLLATTVCLWNEVSSGSLLTVLLCGGALIAAIGFCDDLYQLSIKKRLGAQILIIAASVYTLLPAPAIELWGIRLQSDVICWGITALALVWWLNLFNFMDGIDGLAGMEATCILTTAGGLMYYQQGGASSQVLLPMVILTASLAGFILVNWAPAKIFMGDVGSTFLGYTLGMLAATTVYSGALNLWVWLILPGVFWVDATFTLLRRMLRGDRWYQAHQSHAYQRVSRYLVEPEGKNLTRKAAHRRVTLIALALNVCWLLPLATMALFWPAWGLPLVMLAWAPLVALAAYYGAGKPGNIPLPAEGNVSPSTLRKELPLKI, encoded by the coding sequence GTGTTTGACAGTCTAATCACATCAACTGTGATGCTTATCGGCGTCACCGTAGCGACTCTGGTCGGTGCGCTGCTGATCATCCGGCTGGCCCCCAGTCTCGGGCTGGTGCAGAAGCCCACCAATCGCTGTTCCCACATTCAACCGACGCCCCGCGGCGGCGGTCTCTCCTTTGTTGTGATCAGCCTGTTGGCAACCACGGTCTGCCTCTGGAATGAAGTCAGCTCCGGATCGCTGTTGACCGTACTGCTCTGCGGCGGTGCGCTGATTGCGGCGATTGGATTTTGTGACGACCTGTATCAGCTTTCGATTAAAAAACGCCTCGGAGCGCAGATTCTGATTATCGCTGCCTCCGTTTATACACTCCTGCCGGCTCCCGCGATTGAACTCTGGGGAATCCGGCTGCAGTCTGATGTCATCTGCTGGGGGATCACAGCCCTGGCTCTGGTCTGGTGGCTGAACCTGTTTAATTTCATGGACGGCATCGACGGACTGGCGGGGATGGAAGCGACTTGCATTCTGACCACCGCCGGCGGCCTGATGTATTATCAACAGGGGGGCGCATCGTCGCAGGTTCTGCTTCCGATGGTGATCCTGACTGCCAGCCTGGCGGGCTTCATACTGGTCAACTGGGCTCCCGCGAAAATCTTTATGGGCGATGTCGGCAGTACCTTTCTGGGGTATACGCTGGGAATGCTGGCGGCAACCACCGTGTATTCCGGTGCGTTGAACCTCTGGGTCTGGCTCATCCTGCCTGGCGTCTTCTGGGTGGATGCCACGTTTACATTGCTGCGACGCATGCTGCGGGGAGATCGCTGGTATCAGGCACATCAGAGCCATGCCTATCAACGTGTTTCCCGTTACCTGGTTGAACCGGAAGGGAAAAACCTGACCCGCAAAGCCGCACATCGCAGAGTCACTCTCATTGCTCTGGCTCTGAATGTCTGCTGGCTCTTACCGCTGGCAACAATGGCCCTGTTCTGGCCTGCCTGGGGACTGCCTCTGGTAATGCTCGCCTGGGCGCCACTGGTGGCACTCGCCGCTTACTATGGTGCAGGTAAGCCCGGAAATATTCCGTTGCCTGCCGAAGGGAATGTCTCCCCCTCTACGCTGCGGAAAGAGCTGCCTCTCAAGATCTGA